The Rhipicephalus sanguineus isolate Rsan-2018 chromosome 10, BIME_Rsan_1.4, whole genome shotgun sequence genome segment aacttgagcgggcgctactgcttcgtagcgaggctggggaggctttgtctgctgttccttacaacgacattccgtgtcattccctcttctcattctgagaagggaatttgtggagcggcatgggcggttaaacacggtcgcccctacgcgggttgttcggtgagcagcccgacgagttacaagtgtgcagcgacaacaattcaacgaagaggattacttgcaccgtttcaataacaatcatgagcctaccgcacatgcggaaagaggcagctcgcaaacgtacagacgcaaaaagaaggaagaggggcaagcgtttcatatggacatccgaccggcgcaggcaaaaaaaaaaaagaaagccagagcaaccagaggcgaaatggcaaccggcgcctctgtcgtactttgtggttgtagtgatattttttgttgcgacggcggctatttggagttcattgaaaaagcacagaaaagaaaaacgaaacacaatagtaatctcaactttgatgcaacgccgttattacttctaacgttacatttatccaatcataggccagcgcccatcttcgtcatttccgcccgcaatagttctggcaagcgccaatacgcgctgatgcggtcagcagcgatgtagcgacttcaacgcgtgatttaaatactaaataaaaaaaaaaatactaaatcggtgcttaaacttatgctaaaattatccccagccatcagtctacgcaacccgcaagtaaaaaatggggggttgaatagtgttggagggcccctttaaacgccagtgttgtcgacgcgcctggtaagcccacattgtgcacacggctactacacttacaaaaacacgtcgatccacctcgtaacgcttcgctcaaagccataacatacagcataaaagtactcgatgactgcttcgcatgaaaccgattcccacaacgcgtgggatctgcctaatttttttccttagccttcgtccaattttcgcgctgTCTTCaatgcagtactcctttaaattgacactaaaggcaaatattaagtcgacgttggttgttgaaacagcggtccagaaacctcgtagggctgcttttatgccaaggaagtgcttattttgaaataaaatcacgttttggtggtccgcatcgcgttagcgcacttcaaatcacccgcctgaaagcggtatttcgcacgtcactgttgccgtgctcaacgttgcccgcctttactgcgcggcggcgtgcactggcagcgtgcaccattcgggcatccggcaacatcacatgcatgcggccatggaggaaggaatactaaggagaggccctgacgtcacactcgtgaagcccctacatcgcaaacacccgcatcgcctcctatcgaaggcgcagcgaaacatttcgcgatttccgttgcgacgtttgcaagcgcatgcgcgtatCGCGAaattttgcagccttttttttgtttgtttgtttttcgccgtgcaagcggtgtagtcgattcacgcatgctgctctttgtgtttgttatttaggaaagctacgcaatgcccagctgttgcgtacaccctgtgcaaatcgcgtgtatactgcgagcagtaccgggtgtcacttttcatgtgtacgtatacgttcgcttcattgctgatcactaaggcacggtatttgcgtgcgaagctctcggatgtgcgctctgttgcttgttactcattctgtcaactcggaacacacgtgaaattttgtttttggcgtctgacgcgccgtacatactgaagacatcgtacgttttagaggctgtgtcgttcaaacgaaagggcaataaacttttgttgttgttatcggactacgtgatgtatgtatatcgtgcggtgtgcgctcgctgcgtgcttgtgttgtgtgcgcactggaattacaaactttacgtgcacgatcgcgtatacaatacagcggtgtcttcttttcgacgtgaagttacgtcaactataggttggcgttgcgccgaatagctactacgctcactccatatacacgagcaaagaaccgctaatcgggcaatagatctggaaatcgggctacaagaaaggaaaagaaaggcctaacgccaagcagaacgcgtaagtcagtgctaggtgagttcgaatacgatgaggcaggggcagaatgtttttgattacggcacgtaccggtaatttctgtgctgttgcacaaaaacgctcctcgaagaacttcagcacgcaacgctcgggcctgccgcgcacgaacagcctggtaaacgtctgcttgcaacattttactgcttgcgaaccgcacaatacgcgctaagtttacgccgggactacaaatccgaacagaagcgaaccaccgcggagagcacgccgcggggcgtctgctgttttgtttgccccatatcggcttgtttgccccataaatctgacgtcacttccgccacacttttcgcaatgcattgggatacgatagggcctctccttagcttttctttcctccatgcatgcggcattttgtcgagctTTTTAtcggagcgactttcacgagtgcgcaaaacacacgcggcagtacgcgataccgaaactaccattgagacgcgaccgcgtgagcgaagcagggcgccgggcgaagcgcagttcggcgaaaatggaagctttgaaccacgcgcgccgttccccatggcaacgccaaaaaggttcttttttccattaatcaaacagaaacgaacaagcagcattttattacgtgtcttgatgcatggaaggttctttctttattgcagctagtttgattactagtgattaattgtattcagactctcccacctcatcgggatcacctccaaaatgtcccactcgtggcgctcatcgtgtgatacatttagcttaatttctcggtaagtagggcactgctgttgataatactgccattttagacgtcgtcatacattaagctttcactctgacataaattgttatttgcctttagtgtccctttaaatcgtgatctctcgtaaatgtttcttgtggcacatgtcagtgataaatgacatctatattaaacgaataattataattgattacgaattattgatatttatcgctgctaataattaacgatattctattatttcccgccatcgtactataactgcatatattgatatactagctatctatctatcttaattatgttctacactgacagcttacacccctacatttaaaatatgttgaattcatcgtcgccattcatCAGTAATGtacttcatgccaaggtgcgaatgtagatcaacattatagtAAGTTATTCTTAATGTGAACTCTGCGCTAACccaattttaaaaattcgcgctgcttgcactgagtcgcgcaaagctgggctagaggggagctggtcgacacttggctggtcctggcttgaccagccaattgtcgacacgtgcattcacacgccgatgcacgaaatgttcacgggatcacattgtaaatcatgaATATAGACaaggtgttgatagggttcgattgggtatcgcttggcaatcacaccACCGTCGGTTAATTAGCTTAAGCAgaataattagaataattaggTTAATAGCATtgcggaaaaacagcgcgagaagacagggacggaaggggcacacacacagagCTCGTGTgtaccccttccgtccctgtattcatgcgctgttttttcgttacaatgctaccaaaccaacgagcccaccgacatgcaatagcttaataggtctttgtggcacattggagacttggtctcgattagcttgcatcccaagtcagacttaattataacttaattagcttaattagcctagCTCGCATATTCGAGGCTCGGcggctcggcctcgactagcttgcattcgaagtaaATCTAAGCCTAATGAAGTAATTAtcataattaatgctaattagttTGGTATtatttagtcttaattagcatttgctcggcacatcttgccgagcgcggcaggactatgcaacaagaatctcaactTGGCTTAATTATGGCTAACTAGCCTATGACCTAATTATGCCTGGATAATTAGGCTTTGCCTTGCTCAAGTAGGCTTAATTAGGAGtagctatgattcacttggcttaactaggcacagttatgctgaacacgccggcatgatgatgattgtgtaCATCGCGGGTCAGACAAAGGGTGggcataacagctgtgctgtaaaaataaatattttaattgtgctgcagagtcatttattgccaattagcaaaacattctaatgtattcagcctctccctctatgctttcatttgatgcaaaaacaatgatatcatcctattaatttattgaccatctacgCACACTCGATAATTGTCTataacgatcactaataaacgataaaatatgtttctcctgcataaatttcatttgacaccTTTAATCACTCGATTCCATAGATTTTCTTCcaaaatcatccctgactactaaccatcgatcactaccactaaatATAATAGCGTGTTATTATGTATGTCTGATCCTAATTTTATGCATTGAATACTGTATACATTTCATGTACAtgtgcttctatactgaaagccttctgtTATGAGTTTAAAATTGGTGATTTCATCGTTAAaagtgatgacttatatcgtcagggtgcaaatgtgcataatgttgctgagtaaaccttagtcagtgtgaattcttgcgggtacgtcattgtcaATTTTGTTAATTATCCAAAGTAATTAAgttaaaagacccctaatcacgaattagcaacttgagattcttatatctaattaagctaaaatacccataatcactaactagcaacttaagattcttatatctttcatcctcttcgtatccactccatgtgatacaacgcgatcctccgattagttgattcttatttacccctttcctatttaacactaagtgtaagtattaatatatccagagtacgattaccatatcttttatcCATTTTATTAGTAATtggctataacagtagctactgctagttacatgcgatagccatctagtatcaatggtgtacgttgcaatactatctataaatatatatatgatacatgtcTATCTGcactgaccgctttcaccaataagttttaaataaattgttaagtTCATTAGCacctttgattacatatactcaGTACAAgaagattcgcatgcgtatcaatgtctcttgttaattcttacttgctttgaattacgaggaactattcttgtttttgatcatctgctctaattaccctacgatttctcattgctaattatcaactgaagaactccacagtatccataccctccatatcttgggcagcttcaagaaaaacaaacttgtataaaaacacagACATTTTCATGTGTTTTGGGGTCACCGAAAACACTAtaaagcgcatgcacccctataaggtggttttgctgcaatgcacctttttacaaaagttcccgtcgaacctcagaaacttcgccaacatcagccaaacttcacaggtacgaagattGAATAACGgagattgggtcacttcagtgatttaagcaggtgagggcgcattgtttttatataaatttttaaattctctcctacggagtttcacatagcacataaaagtggttctcgaacccaggaagtttatgggaataaagcaaaacttctcgcactgtgagatgatgactcctagattatatggacgaagtgatttaagcatatattgaggcgttgcactacaataaatgtttaaaagtcgtttcccattcagtgacgctgccactcagcaggcaacgcaagagatggcgctagttgtcgatgtcccgaattcctggacatggttAGTGGATTGGCACTAGCAAAGTATAGCGCTACTATCAGTTTCATGTCGTGTTTAATATGATTTGCAAATAAATAGTATCTATGaaataaaggtaaaaaaaaacactattaaTAATAAATTATTGCCGTGCACAATACAGCTGATTTGAATTGGAAACCGCTGTACCATCCTTTAGGGAGCAATAGTGTCTGCAACtaagctttttttcatttttttttcatgatactAACTGTTAGGTTAGCCCGCATAAGATATTAAGTTTACTAACTTcctctatctattctatctttATTTTCATATGCAGACGTTTCTTTAGAGTAGCGAGTACCAAGTCACATTCTTGCTCCTCTTCCAAGCATTTCCAGTGGAGCGCTTACTTCCGTTTTTTATGAGTTAAAAAAAATGCATTCCTTAAGAGCAGAAATCAATACTTCTGGTTCAGTTTAATAGTTATTTTGTATATCTATGACATCGGAGCATAACGTGCAGATCGAAGTGAGTCCAACAACACGTataattcttaaagggacactaaaggcaaatattaagtcgacgttgattgttgaaatagcggtccagaaacctcgtagcgctgcttttgtgccaaggaagtgcttattttgaaataaaatcacgtttttagtggtccgcatcgcgttagcgcgcttcaaatctcccgcctgaaaatacgactctcatacgtcactgctgccgtgcccaacgttgcccgcttttactgcgcggccgccgacactagtagcagccgagcggaagtagcgggacccacagtagcaacaacggcgctgcggcaaagacttgctcggatgggcacattcaaagccgtcaccaagttgcggttggtctcgtaatcctcagtacgaaagtgcagcgagcacacacgcagaggttttgactgtttagcacactggcgcaatggcatgacactaagccacttcgagcgtaagggttcattccgcggcacccagtgaaaagacacaccggtttccttgctgcagcactggcgttgtgcaccattcgggcatccggcaatatcacacgcatgcggtattttgtcgaactttctgtcagagcgactttcacgagcgcgcaaaacacgcacggcagtacgcgatcccgaaactaccactgagacgggcgaggcacagctcggcgaaaacggaacctttgaaccacgcgcgccgttccccatggcaacgccacggaggttttgttttccatgaatcaagcggaaacgaacaaacagcattttattacgtcttttgatgctcggaatgttcttttttgactgctgctagtttgattactagtgatttattgtaggccgacttccctacgtcatcgggatcacttcgaaaatgtcccactcgtggcgctcatcatgtgatacatttagcttaatttctcggtaagtagggcactgctgttgataatattgccgttttagaagttgtcatacattgggctttcactctgacataaattgttatttgcctttagtgtccctttaagagcacAAGGCAAGCGAGCAAATGACTCTAAACACATATGCTCATTGGCCAGCACTGGCTGTCAAATATAAGTAAGTGCGACCCACACGTTGACGGCTGAGAAGAGATTTGCATCTATTTGGGCGCAGTCATTTTACTCTTATTCCTACGAAAGTTCAATAATGTGTGTATGTGAGGTGAGCCTTGTGACCGGAAACTTTCACACTTTGTGGCTTAAAAGCAGTGCCATGAATCTAGAAAAATATTACAGACACTTTTGCAGAGATGGACCATTTATTCCACTAGGTGAAATTTGGATATGGGATGACCTTGAGCGCGCTGTTGAGCACGGGAAGGACGCGGTAAGACATGGCGTCCTCGATGCAGGTGTGCACAACTTTTTCGGTCACCTCGTTGATTATTTTTTCGTTGAGAACACCAACGCTTTGCTTGGAAATCCCCACGCGGGTGTACTCCGTCACCTCGAACAGGATGACCTCAGGAGCGCCATCTGGTCCCTGGGGTCTGTTGACAAAATCAAGAAAGGAAAGTGTGGAGAGAAATTAGTTTTAAGTTGCCCATCTCTCATAATTAGATTTTGCGCGTATTTGTATCTTAATAACAGTGTGATAGCGTATGGGAAGCTAGGAGAACGATCCCGTACAGAAAGTTGTCGAGAAACTGAAGCATGCTTATTTTATCTGCAGTAAATTTGCGCTGGACCTTGTGAAATAGGAAAACAATTACTAGACCTCACCAAAAAAGCTTTATTTAATTACAAATTTGGTTTTAAAAAGACTGTCCATTTTAACGTAATTTACTAAACAATCGAGCAAATTGACATAAAGGCACATTTTTCCTGTTGGAGACCTTCTTGCCCATTGCAGTTGGGCTGTGTGTATCTTGGTTGTAGGCATCTACAATCTAACTTAGCGGAAGAAGGTCAGTATCAGGATCAGTCAAGTTCAGGTGAGCTGACCTTAACTCTAAGCTGACAAATGAATGCTCTGCAGACAATTGGATCAGCCAGCATTCTTGCGGTTACGTTGATTGCCGAACGATGGATGTGTCATAGAAGAAAACCCTGCACAGACAGATTAACGTTCTAGAATGTTATCATGTCGGGCCTAATACGCGCTGCTCTGAATTTCTGCATTGTTTTGTATAGTCTATTGAGACGAATATGGGTATCCACCTCCGCGTTAAGGGAACATTCAACCTAATGGTACGGCACTATACAAGCTCGGTCGCATACTCACGGCCAATGATCATGTCGAGCCGCACGATAGCAATTTTCCCGGAGACTTTGCCGGAGACCGCTAGCGTATGGCTCGTGTAGTCGTACAACGCCTCGAAGCAGACGTCGTGCAGCAGCACGACTGCGGCTACGTCGTAGCGCTCCGGTGAGCCGACGTCGTCGACATcgttcgagggcgtcttcagcGGCCAAGGTCTACTGTCGTGGCTGATCCTTTCTAGGCCCGAGATCGTGCCGCTGTGCAGCTCCCAGGCGGAGCAGTCGTCGTTCGGACTTCTTAGATCGGCCATTCCGACCCCTTGCATGACGATGTCGCGGCGAAGGCGCTGCATGACGACGTCCACGTACTTACGCGCCGCGTCGAGGTTCTCTGCACATACGCGTCAGGTTGCAGTGTGTAGATATTGCATATACTCGCAATTTCACAAaacaaatcaataaaaataaaagtgCTTAAAATTTCAGCACTGGAGATTGAGAAGCAATGTCCTTCGCATTAGCCGATGGGCTCTAAACCGGCAGTAATCGAAAGCGTAAAATGTCTCAGGGTGTAGTCATCATTCAAATTTAAATGTCTCAAGCTGCATACACTCGAACTTCTCTGCCGCTCCTAGCCAAACAATAAGGCAATATCGATGGTTCTAGTCATTATAGAAAAGGTGGATACAGCGCTGACCATCGCTGCATGCACATTGCCGTCAAAGGCTGCTCGAGGCCTTTCTGGACATATTGGCTTCCACCCCTATATCACTCCATGAAGGTCAATGCGGAAATTGAGGAAACTCGGAGGGTCTGCATGCACGAACACAAATTTGAAGCTCCTCATAATTGCTACGAAAACTCACCGTTGCTGACGGCTACATCCTTCCCAGTCTTAATCCGTAGGCCACCGTGTCGAGGCTTTGAGCAGGAGAGATGAGCGCCCAGCTTTTGCACGCATTTCCTGAAGTTCATGTTTTCGAGGACTTCTTTCTTACGGTGTTGAACGAGTAGAACTCCCAAAACGTCTGCTCATTAGCTACCAAGTGTCCCTTTTATACAGTCCGGCCGTGATACAGGAACCGTGTGAACAAGCGCCGCCCATTGGAGAGGAGG includes the following:
- the LOC119406775 gene encoding uncharacterized protein LOC119406775, producing the protein MNFRKCVQKLGAHLSCSKPRHGGLRIKTGKDVAVSNENLDAARKYVDVVMQRLRRDIVMQGVGMADLRSPNDDCSAWELHSGTISGLERISHDSRPWPLKTPSNDVDDVGSPERYDVAAVVLLHDVCFEALYDYTSHTLAVSGKVSGKIAIVRLDMIIGREPQGPDGAPEVILFEVTEYTRVGISKQSVGVLNEKIINEVTEKVVHTCIEDAMSYRVLPVLNSALKVIPYPNFT